In Daucus carota subsp. sativus chromosome 4, DH1 v3.0, whole genome shotgun sequence, one DNA window encodes the following:
- the LOC108216082 gene encoding receptor like protein kinase S.2 — protein MSFALSSLVDNKFNIISNRYIEENKLVNLMILAIAILNIIVYKLREFHEAKYNDKDKKVVLLPPGQICRRFSLNEILCATHNFDDKYLIGQGGSAKVYKGLVDDGATSVAVKRLSFISKQAGGGSVFLSEIEMLSKFRHSHLVSLIGYCDELDEMILVFEYVPSGTLSDHLHRSFEKGYESLSWIQRLRICIGVAQGLNYLHTGTSTHQRVIHRDVKSTNILLDDNLEAKIADFGISKIVEANQGYTYVSTVVRGTFGYMDPAYFLTGRLTRKSDVYAFGIVLFEVLSGRRAVDFSLDDEQLGLAGWAEHCVKEGRINEIIDSDPKMQISQSSLLAFVKIACQCLNRKPSCRPTMAEIVVVLEFALSLQKNSDSTLVEGAVIASDSGQYSTAMEVVHGKDQNKPFQINHTRTTLSRKVCQILSTSIRALSVNSHAKNLFYNGNKNSRVDSRVSLNKIGIVPEARGLLASANLKMFSLAELESATRGFSPDFLFWGNSYGRNFMGWLDEDTLAPSRIGIGMSVGIKCMNPFGRFRTMQAEVDLVGKFYHPNVIKPLGFCFKGQELLLVYENAPKGNAARYTYKDEGKSLSWVVWLKILTGAARYLDFLHSSDDHIIFCDFALSSIFLDWDFSPKIGFGGNARFGPEDGDTLVTGIPNINALRCSGSEAYLSPEYREAGHLSSKTDVYAFGVVLLEILTGMRVVDADRRNKNNNLVDKVRPILACERKFKTVVNLKLLEKENCPQIVHSILSNVPALALKCLDLDPKKRPSMRQVVETLEELSNIIK, from the exons ATGTCTTTTGCTTTATCATCACTTGTTGATAATAAGTTTAACATTATTAGCAATCGCTATATTGAGGAGAATAAGCTTGtaaatttgatgatattagcAATCGCTATATTGAATATTATCGTCTACAAGCTCCGTGAATTTCATGAAGCCAAGTATAATGATAAAGACAAGAAGGTGGTTTTGCTGCCACCAGGGCAGATATGTCGTCGCTTCTCACTCAATGAGATTTTATGTGCAACACACAACTTTGATGATAAGTATCTGATCGGCCAGGGAGGCTCCGCGAAAGTCTACAAAGGATTGGTTGATGATGGAGCAACTAGTGTTGCTGTCAAGAGATTGAGCTTCATTTCCAAACAAGCTGGAGGAGGTTCAGTGTTCTTGTCAGAAATTGAGATGCTTTCCAAGTTTAGGCACAGTCACTTGGTCAGCCTTATAGGCTATTGTGATGAATTGGATGAAATGATCCTTGTATTTGAGTATGTTCCTAGTGGTACACTATCTGATCACCTGCATCGAAGTTTTGAGAAAGGTTATGAGTCCCTGTCATGGATTCAGCGGTTGAGGATTTGTATTGGAGTTGCGCAGGGGTTGAACTACCTTCACACTGGAACGAGCACTCATCAAAGAGTGATACACCGTGATGTGAAGAGTACTAATATTTTGTTGGATGATAACTTGGAAGCTAAGATTGCAGATTTTGGGATTtccaagattgtggaagcaaatCAGGGATACACTTATGTGAGTACAGTTGTCAGGGGCACCTTCGGGTATATGGATCCAGCATATTTTTTGACTGGCAGATTGACACGGAAATCAGATGTGTATGCTTTTGGAATTGTTCTGTTTGAGGTATTGTCTGGAAGAAGAGCAGTGGATTTTAGCCTGGATGATGAGCAATTAGGTTTAGCTGGATGGGCAGAGCATTGTGTCAAAGAAGGAAGGATAAATGAGATAATTGATTCTGATCCAAAGATGCAGATATCACAAAGTTCTTTATTGGCTTTTGTAAAAATTGCATGCCAATGCCTCAATAGAAAGCCTAGTTGCAGACCAACAATGGCTGAAATTGTGGTAGTTCTTGAGTTTGCATTGTCATTGCAGAAAAATTCAGATTCTACACTAGTTGAGGGGGCAGTTATTGCAAGTGATAGTGGACAATATTCTACAGCAATGGAAGTAGTACATGGTAAGGATCAAAATAAGCCATTTCAGATTAATCATACAAGGACAACACTCTCAAGGAAGGTCTGCCAGATTCTCTCAACCTCGATCCGGGCATTATCTG TCAATAGTCATGCTAAGAATTTATTCTACAACGGAAACAAAAACAGCAGGGTAGATAGCAGAGTGAGCCTGAATAAAATTGGCATAGTTCCAGAGGCAAGGGGCCTATTGGCAAGTGCAAATTTAAAGATGTTTAGCTTAGCTGAACTGGAAAGTGCAACAAGAGGCTTTAGTCCAGACTTTTTATTTTGGGGAAATAGTTATGGAAGGAATTTCATGGGTTGGCTTGATGAAGACACGCTGGCTCCCTCAAGAATTGGCATTGGGATGTCAGTTGGTATCAAGTGTATGAATCCATTTGGAAGATTCAGAACTATGCAG GCAGAGGTGGATCTAGTTGGAAAATTTTATCATCCGAATGTTATAAAGCCTTTGGGCTTTTGTTTCAAAGGCCAGGAGCTCCTGCTTGTTTATGAAAATGCGCCAAAGGGAAACGCAGCAAGATACACGTACAAAG ATGAAGGGAAATCACTTTCCTGGGTTGTTTGGCTCAAAATATTAACAGGAGCAGCGAGATATCTGGATTTTCTACATTCCTCAGACGATCATATCATCTTTTGCGACTTTGCGCTCTCTAGTATATTCCTGGACTGG GATTTCAGTCCAAAGATTGGTTTTGGTGGAAACGCAAGATTTGGCCCTGAGGATGGCGATACACTTGTGACAGGCATTCCTAATATAAATGCACTACGTTGTTCAGGATCAGAAGCCTATTTATCTCCAGAATACAGAGAAGCtg GCCACCTGAGCTCGAAGACCGATGTTTATGCTTTTGGCGTGGTGCTACTGGAAATTCTGACAGGAATGCGGGTGGTTGACGCTGACAGGAGgaataagaataataatttggTGGACAAGGTCAGACCTATTCTAGCATGCGAAAGAAAGTTTAAGACGGTTGTGAACCTAAAGCTGCTAGAGAAAGAGAATTGTCCACAGATTGTACACTCAATTTTATCAAATGTTCCTGCACTTGCATTAAAATGTCTTGATCTTGACCCTAAAAAACGACCCTCAATGAGACAAGTAGTGGAGACCTTGGAAGAGCTTAGTAACATTATAAAGTAA